The nucleotide window CCATGCTCGATCAGCTCGAGGCCAGCTCGATCCACGGCGAGCTGAACAACTACTTCACGCTGAATATCGCCTTTCACGACCGGCTGGTCGAACTGTCGGGCAACGCGACGATGCTCGGTCTGTACCGGCAAGTGGTCAACCGCCTGCATCTGCTGCGCCGGCGCGGCTTTTCGATTACCGGCAGTTCGCAGGCATCGCACACGGAACACCGATTGATTCTCGAGGCGCTCGCGAGCCGCGATGCTGAAGCCGTCGCGACGGCGATGCGTCAGCACGTGCAGGCGGGCTTCCAGCGCGCGATCGCCGCGCACGGCGCGGAAGACGCCGCGCCTGGAACCGCGGCCGGTGCTGCAGCCGATGCAAAGGCGCAATCCACTCTCGCCGACGGTCCGCGCTAGTCGCGCAACAGTCCTTTTGCCCACGCGCGACACGGCGGCGCACGCATTTCATTATCGATTCGGAGTGGTCACCCGTATGAGTGTTGAAAAACCAGAAGGACACGGAATCATCGGCGAAAAACTCGGTGCCTGGATTGCCGATGTGCACACCTCAGCGTTGCCTGCAAAGACGGTCGAAACCGCCCGTCTGCTGCTGCTCGATGTGACGGGTTTGTGCATCGCCGGGCGCGAGGAGTCGTATATCCGCGCGACGCTGCAAGCCACCGATGCAGGCGGCGCCTGCACCGCGCTCGGCCACGCGGGCAGCTTCAGTGCGTTCGATGCG belongs to Paraburkholderia sp. FT54 and includes:
- a CDS encoding FCD domain-containing protein — its product is MPRPTTSLELLRSVTLSGLVQDEILRRIKTGELEAGMKLNEMDLADHLKISRSPVREAFRALEEAGLVWLEKNRGVYIREISDAEAAELYEVRAGLDEMAGRRLASKITDTQLQELHAMLDQLEASSIHGELNNYFTLNIAFHDRLVELSGNATMLGLYRQVVNRLHLLRRRGFSITGSSQASHTEHRLILEALASRDAEAVATAMRQHVQAGFQRAIAAHGAEDAAPGTAAGAAADAKAQSTLADGPR